The Rhinopithecus roxellana isolate Shanxi Qingling chromosome 13, ASM756505v1, whole genome shotgun sequence genome contains a region encoding:
- the LOC115892896 gene encoding 40S ribosomal protein S27-like, with the protein MPLAKDLLHPSPEEEKKHKKKRLVRSPSSYFMDVKCPGCYKITTVFSHAQTVVLCVGCSTVLCQPTGGKARLTEGCSFRRKQH; encoded by the coding sequence ATGCCTCTCGCAAAGGATCTCCTTCATCCCTCcccagaagaggagaagaaacacAAGAAGAAACGCCTGGTGCGGAGCCCCAGTTCCTACTTCATGGATGTGAAATGCCCAGGATGCTATAAAATCACCACGGTCTTCAGCCATGCACAAACGGTAGTTTTGTGTGTTGGCTGCTCCACTGTCCTCTGCCAGCCTACAGGAGGAAAAGCAAGGCTTACAGAAGGATGTTCCTTTAGGAGGAAGCAGCACTAA